From one Luteolibacter sp. SL250 genomic stretch:
- a CDS encoding Gfo/Idh/MocA family oxidoreductase, which yields MIKYNVGLVGYGWVASAHIPAINASTQARVTGLFSSRPHDEKELEARHGHPIRTYATYADMLADPDIHVISICSFAGLHAEQAIAAAHAGKHVILEKPIALTWDDCLRIAAAFEENGTKACVCFNGRFSGQFTTIKAVIDQGLLGDLHYAEVDYYHGIGPWYGQFEWNAKADGGGSALLTAGCHAVDAMLLCMGGDVASVTSMSTRSRSPIFAPYEYDTSSVTLVKFHDGRVAKCAAIVDCLQPYYFHTHLCGSEGSLLDNQFHSMKLHTDKSRWSNLAMTMIGSGDVHDHPFQRQFQAFFDALDRGQHMPLTDFQTALHTHRIVFAADESARTGMPVAIE from the coding sequence ATGATCAAATACAACGTCGGACTCGTCGGATACGGCTGGGTCGCCTCCGCCCACATCCCCGCCATCAACGCCAGCACCCAGGCCCGTGTCACCGGCCTCTTCTCATCGCGCCCGCACGATGAAAAGGAACTGGAAGCCCGCCACGGCCACCCCATCCGCACCTACGCCACCTACGCGGACATGCTCGCGGATCCGGACATCCACGTCATCTCCATCTGCAGCTTCGCCGGCCTCCACGCGGAGCAGGCCATCGCCGCCGCCCATGCCGGAAAGCATGTCATCCTTGAAAAACCCATCGCCCTCACTTGGGACGACTGCCTGCGCATCGCCGCCGCGTTTGAGGAAAACGGCACCAAAGCCTGCGTCTGCTTCAACGGCCGCTTCTCCGGACAGTTCACCACCATCAAGGCCGTCATCGACCAGGGCCTGCTCGGCGACCTCCACTACGCGGAGGTGGACTACTACCACGGCATCGGCCCGTGGTACGGCCAGTTCGAGTGGAATGCCAAGGCAGATGGCGGCGGCAGCGCCCTCCTCACCGCCGGCTGCCATGCCGTCGATGCCATGCTCCTCTGCATGGGCGGCGACGTCGCCTCCGTCACCAGCATGTCCACCCGCTCCCGCAGCCCCATCTTCGCCCCCTACGAATATGACACCAGCAGCGTCACCCTCGTGAAGTTCCACGACGGCCGTGTCGCCAAATGCGCCGCCATCGTCGATTGCCTCCAGCCCTACTACTTCCACACCCACCTCTGCGGCAGCGAGGGCAGCCTGCTCGACAACCAGTTCCACTCCATGAAGCTCCACACCGACAAGTCCCGGTGGAGCAACCTCGCCATGACCATGATCGGCTCCGGCGACGTCCACGACCACCCCTTCCAGCGCCAGTTCCAGGCCTTCTTCGACGCCCTCGACCGCGGCCAGCACATGCCCCTCACCGATTTCCAAACCGCCCTCCACACCCACCGCATCGTCTTCGCCGCCGACGAATCCGCCCGGACGGGTATGCCGGTTGCCATCGAATGA
- a CDS encoding AraC family transcriptional regulator, translating to MIPRTAKPVHEQLECSDGTEWVSCKRIRGDDFGCIWHFHPELEITLVLSGGSCRRVGDKIENLHEGDLTFLGSNLPHDYRNDRIPGTKFRPVDALNIQFHPDFMGKRWSSQGDTAPLQRLLHQAADGFRILGPTRDRIEKAMLGMVGVSSLRRMILLLEILEDLSTSPDLETISSYGFTPEVVHSDGETMSTICNFIQDRIGSPIYLSDIARHLRMSEITFSRYFRSRTGKTFPTYLNEIRISRVCRLLAETDKPVGEIAWDCGFDSIANFQRQFKRIQGCTPKAYRSRIAGLHSPAAGPVGTVLLNP from the coding sequence ATGATCCCACGCACCGCGAAACCCGTACACGAACAGCTCGAATGCTCCGACGGAACCGAATGGGTCTCCTGCAAGCGCATCCGCGGGGATGACTTCGGCTGCATCTGGCACTTCCACCCGGAGCTGGAGATCACCCTCGTCCTCTCCGGCGGCAGTTGCCGCCGCGTCGGTGACAAGATCGAGAACCTCCACGAAGGCGACCTCACCTTCCTCGGCTCCAACCTCCCGCACGACTACCGCAACGACCGCATCCCCGGCACAAAGTTCCGCCCCGTCGATGCCCTCAACATCCAGTTCCACCCCGACTTCATGGGCAAGCGCTGGTCCTCCCAGGGAGACACCGCGCCCCTCCAGCGCCTCCTCCACCAGGCCGCCGACGGCTTCCGCATCCTCGGCCCCACCCGCGACCGCATCGAGAAAGCCATGCTCGGCATGGTCGGCGTCTCCTCCCTCCGCCGCATGATCCTCCTGCTCGAAATCCTGGAGGATCTCTCCACCTCGCCCGATCTCGAAACCATCTCCTCCTACGGCTTCACCCCGGAGGTCGTCCACTCCGACGGCGAGACCATGTCCACCATCTGCAACTTCATCCAGGACCGCATCGGCAGCCCCATCTACCTCTCGGACATCGCCCGCCACCTGCGCATGAGCGAGATCACCTTCAGCCGTTACTTCCGCTCCCGCACCGGAAAAACCTTCCCCACCTACCTCAACGAGATCCGCATCTCCCGCGTCTGCCGCCTCCTTGCGGAGACCGACAAGCCCGTCGGCGAGATCGCCTGGGACTGCGGCTTCGACTCCATCGCCAACTTCCAGCGCCAGTTCAAGCGCATCCAGGGCTGCACGCCGAAGGCCTACCGCTCCCGCATCGCCGGACTCCATTCACCCGCCGCCGGACCCGTCGGCACCGTCCTCCTCAATCCATGA
- a CDS encoding PIG-L family deacetylase yields MSRQTAIAIAAHPDDIEFKMCGTLLLLRRAGWDIHCFNLATGNGGSTLHDSARTTEIRAEEARDAARLIGATWHPPITDDMEIIYGAALLRKVAAVIREVRPSIVLTHPLQDYMEDHMETARLAVSAAFAHTITNYVTDPPRPSYPDDITVYHCMPHGACDPIRRPVIPSAWVDTTSVHRQSMKALACHRSQREWLDATQGMGDYLQSMEHHARHMGRLSGTFQFAEGWWRHQHDGFSRHDTDPLAEALGADHLPNPYFIAADFPGRSASDRSCGVPPQWSAAT; encoded by the coding sequence ATGAGCCGTCAGACAGCCATCGCCATCGCCGCCCATCCGGACGACATCGAGTTCAAGATGTGCGGCACCCTCCTCCTGCTCCGCCGCGCCGGATGGGACATCCACTGCTTCAACCTCGCCACCGGAAATGGAGGCAGCACCCTCCACGACTCCGCCCGTACCACGGAGATCCGCGCGGAGGAGGCCAGGGACGCCGCCCGCCTCATCGGCGCCACCTGGCACCCGCCCATCACGGATGACATGGAGATCATCTACGGCGCCGCCTTGCTGCGGAAAGTCGCCGCCGTCATCCGTGAGGTGCGCCCCTCCATCGTCCTCACCCATCCGTTGCAGGACTACATGGAGGACCACATGGAGACCGCCCGCCTCGCCGTCTCCGCCGCCTTCGCCCACACCATCACCAACTACGTTACCGACCCGCCACGCCCATCCTACCCGGACGACATCACCGTCTACCATTGCATGCCCCATGGCGCGTGCGATCCCATCCGCCGTCCCGTCATCCCCAGCGCCTGGGTGGACACCACCAGCGTCCACCGCCAGTCCATGAAGGCGCTCGCCTGCCACCGCAGCCAGCGCGAGTGGCTGGACGCCACCCAGGGCATGGGCGACTACCTCCAGTCCATGGAACACCACGCCCGCCACATGGGCCGCCTCTCCGGCACCTTCCAGTTCGCGGAGGGCTGGTGGCGCCACCAGCACGACGGCTTCTCCCGCCACGACACCGATCCCCTCGCCGAAGCCCTCGGCGCGGACCATCTCCCCAACCCCTACTTCATCGCCGCGGACTTCCCGGGCCGCAGTGCATCAGACCGTAGCTGCGGCGTCCCGCCGCAATGGAGCGCAGCGACATAG
- a CDS encoding glycoside hydrolase domain-containing protein, with protein sequence MIPKKVLPALLLTVAWPHHVHALEEISGPEKLTNGTFDEAGQGDEVPFSGWAGRASQGGEYTFTLAEGKTGKAAKISGTKTGRAHLCYNGGFPAKAGEVLRIRFWAKTDNLKGGIFANLEGEPNNNGWHKINIGSSTDWQQYETRVTVPKGANGQEEPKIGLWFYHFGTGDFYLDEVSATIVTPDDGKRAQRELQEIRAWGDAYGTDGGVKAAIDQLVTGAAGASTLAAVREVRGKAFDIIGRHQGADGGFAVGITTGLAHVFLDEDYHGGFAKSLNIALARNESEGAQLAVIPTGAELKGASVTLDGDLVSSAGKIPASKVKIDLVGFVDTTEGKRPYQSTKLGWWPDPLLPNGAFDVRAGEVQPLLVTVTTDATTAPGLYSGGLTITGGGKKVALPMKVRVHPFTLPVKSTLTTLVLGSGEENVTKFYGQDPGGKIADRMVLEASKLRMPPGGLLNGWGWKTPGVPKKSGGGYDFAKLDRWIDIMKPYVTRFPIVTVPRFRKFGGGEYDDTFKRELEDFLKAYARHLKEKGIYGSAVFYNLDEASDHESLREWDVCKEMYDLSKKTLPDMPVMQCLNEFKGVQALSGHADIWDLYYGQYEQAGGPEQLKTGHEITLSVCVWPSERPNIFVEYPLVDARILPWICYREGAKGFEYWDLYQTWPANAGNLDWWKSGGTRTTWKLVKNHGDGLLLYPGPDGTPLSSLRMEALRDGLEDHDYLALLEKRGGPKAEALLKEAKEVLVTGVTTYDTDPAKLLNLRERISAVLSTR encoded by the coding sequence ATGATTCCGAAGAAAGTCCTGCCCGCCCTGCTGCTCACCGTCGCATGGCCCCACCACGTCCACGCGCTGGAGGAGATCAGCGGCCCCGAAAAGCTCACCAACGGCACCTTCGACGAAGCGGGGCAGGGGGATGAGGTCCCCTTCTCCGGCTGGGCCGGACGCGCCAGCCAGGGTGGCGAATACACCTTCACCCTCGCTGAAGGAAAGACCGGCAAGGCCGCGAAAATCTCCGGCACAAAGACCGGCCGCGCCCACCTCTGCTACAACGGAGGCTTCCCCGCAAAGGCCGGCGAGGTCCTCCGCATCCGCTTCTGGGCGAAGACCGACAACCTCAAAGGCGGCATCTTCGCCAACCTCGAGGGCGAGCCCAACAACAACGGCTGGCACAAGATCAACATCGGCTCCTCCACCGACTGGCAGCAGTACGAAACCCGCGTCACCGTGCCAAAGGGTGCCAACGGCCAGGAGGAGCCGAAGATCGGCCTCTGGTTCTACCACTTCGGCACCGGCGACTTCTACCTGGATGAGGTCAGCGCCACCATCGTCACGCCGGATGATGGGAAGCGCGCCCAGCGGGAGCTGCAGGAGATCCGCGCCTGGGGGGACGCCTACGGCACCGACGGCGGGGTGAAGGCCGCCATCGACCAGCTCGTCACCGGGGCTGCCGGAGCCTCCACCCTCGCCGCCGTGCGGGAGGTCAGGGGAAAGGCCTTCGACATCATCGGCCGCCACCAGGGCGCGGACGGCGGCTTCGCCGTCGGCATCACCACCGGCCTCGCCCACGTCTTCCTGGATGAGGACTACCACGGCGGCTTCGCGAAGTCCCTCAACATCGCCCTCGCCCGCAACGAGAGCGAGGGCGCGCAGCTCGCCGTCATCCCCACCGGCGCGGAACTGAAAGGCGCGTCCGTCACCCTCGACGGCGACCTCGTTTCCTCCGCCGGGAAGATCCCCGCGTCAAAGGTGAAGATCGACCTCGTCGGGTTTGTGGACACCACCGAGGGCAAGCGCCCCTACCAGTCCACCAAGCTCGGCTGGTGGCCGGACCCGCTGCTGCCCAACGGCGCGTTCGACGTCAGGGCAGGGGAGGTCCAGCCGCTGCTCGTCACCGTCACCACGGACGCCACCACCGCACCCGGCCTCTACTCCGGCGGCCTCACCATCACCGGCGGCGGGAAGAAAGTCGCCCTGCCCATGAAGGTGCGCGTCCATCCGTTCACCCTGCCGGTGAAAAGCACCCTCACCACCCTCGTCCTCGGCAGCGGGGAGGAGAACGTCACCAAGTTCTACGGCCAGGACCCCGGCGGAAAGATCGCCGACCGCATGGTGCTGGAGGCGTCGAAGCTCCGCATGCCACCCGGCGGACTCCTCAACGGCTGGGGCTGGAAGACCCCCGGCGTGCCGAAAAAGTCCGGCGGCGGCTATGATTTCGCCAAGCTCGACCGCTGGATCGACATCATGAAGCCCTACGTCACCCGCTTCCCCATCGTGACGGTCCCGCGCTTCCGCAAGTTCGGCGGCGGCGAGTATGATGACACCTTCAAGCGCGAGCTGGAGGACTTCCTCAAAGCCTACGCCCGCCACCTGAAGGAAAAGGGCATCTACGGCTCCGCCGTCTTCTACAACCTCGACGAGGCCTCCGACCACGAAAGCCTCCGCGAGTGGGACGTCTGCAAGGAGATGTACGACCTCTCCAAGAAGACCCTGCCCGACATGCCCGTCATGCAGTGCCTCAACGAGTTCAAAGGCGTCCAGGCCCTCTCCGGCCACGCCGACATCTGGGACCTCTACTACGGCCAGTATGAACAGGCAGGCGGACCGGAGCAGCTCAAGACCGGCCATGAGATCACCCTCTCCGTCTGCGTCTGGCCCAGCGAGCGGCCCAACATCTTCGTCGAGTATCCACTGGTGGACGCGCGCATCCTGCCGTGGATCTGCTACCGGGAAGGTGCGAAGGGATTCGAATACTGGGACCTCTACCAGACCTGGCCCGCCAACGCCGGGAACCTGGACTGGTGGAAATCCGGCGGAACCCGCACCACCTGGAAGTTGGTGAAAAACCACGGCGACGGACTCCTCCTCTACCCCGGACCGGACGGCACACCGCTCAGCAGCCTGCGCATGGAAGCCCTCCGCGACGGACTGGAAGACCACGACTACCTCGCCCTCCTCGAAAAGCGCGGCGGCCCGAAGGCCGAGGCCCTGCTCAAGGAAGCGAAGGAAGTCCTCGTCACCGGCGTCACCACCTATGACACGGACCCCGCGAAGCTCCTCAACCTCCGCGAGCGCATCTCCGCCGTCCTCTCCACCCGCTGA
- a CDS encoding PEP-CTERM sorting domain-containing protein (PEP-CTERM proteins occur, often in large numbers, in the proteomes of bacteria that also encode an exosortase, a predicted intramembrane cysteine proteinase. The presence of a PEP-CTERM domain at a protein's C-terminus predicts cleavage within the sorting domain, followed by covalent anchoring to some some component of the (usually Gram-negative) cell surface. Many PEP-CTERM proteins exhibit an unusual sequence composition that includes large numbers of potential glycosylation sites. Expression of one such protein has been shown restore the ability of a bacterium to form floc, a type of biofilm.): MKSHAFLRLLLSCSILMAAHAGAATLAVNWGGDYGTGNAFEPNGFTGGEPGQLSPSTNYSGTSSVFYGDARSFIGGIYQGTSTTFGMVVNNGGLDRIELKGSDAFTPDPPNNTGFLLLWKQQDFLNGMNTGEVGFDATSSVRLNITTYANQAADSGRLVLRSGGQYYISSRIYTASGDQTTANLPALSFFAYNPANDINVNGDGTPASIASGGVIPGVTEVGFYFESIGSSNAVRIQDFEVSLVTVPEPSSMAASASLLAAVCLIRRRRNA, from the coding sequence ATGAAATCCCACGCTTTCCTCCGGCTCCTCCTTTCCTGCTCCATCCTCATGGCGGCGCACGCCGGAGCCGCCACCCTCGCCGTCAACTGGGGCGGTGACTACGGCACCGGGAATGCCTTCGAGCCGAACGGCTTCACCGGCGGGGAGCCGGGCCAGCTCAGTCCCTCCACCAACTACTCCGGCACCAGCTCCGTCTTCTACGGTGACGCCCGCTCCTTCATCGGCGGCATCTACCAGGGAACCAGTACCACCTTCGGCATGGTCGTGAACAACGGCGGCCTCGACCGCATCGAGCTGAAAGGCTCCGACGCCTTCACCCCGGACCCGCCCAACAACACCGGCTTCCTCCTCCTCTGGAAGCAGCAGGACTTCCTCAACGGCATGAACACCGGCGAGGTCGGCTTTGACGCTACCTCGTCCGTCCGCCTCAACATCACCACCTACGCCAACCAGGCCGCGGACAGCGGGCGCCTCGTCCTGCGCTCCGGCGGACAATATTACATCTCCTCCCGCATCTACACCGCCAGCGGGGACCAGACCACCGCCAACCTCCCGGCCCTCAGCTTCTTCGCCTACAACCCCGCCAATGACATCAACGTCAACGGTGACGGCACCCCCGCCTCCATCGCCTCCGGCGGCGTCATCCCCGGCGTCACCGAGGTCGGCTTCTACTTCGAGTCCATCGGCAGCAGCAACGCCGTCCGCATCCAGGACTTCGAGGTCAGCCTCGTCACCGTGCCGGAGCCATCCTCCATGGCTGCCTCCGCCTCACTCCTCGCCGCCGTGTGCCTCATCCGCCGCCGCCGCAACGCCTGA